The Paenibacillus sp. FSL R7-0345 DNA segment TGTAAAAGAGGCCACTTACCAAACTGCCGAGTATATTCTTGGCAGCGGTATAAAGTCGGACTGGCAGGCCATTGCCCTGGCTCAGGCAGGCTATCAAATACCGGATAGCTACGCCCAGAACCTTAAGCTCGATGTGCAGAAGGCAGGAGGCAGCTTTGCCAATGTCACTGATTATGCACGTACTGTGCTTGCGGTGAAGGCAGCAGGTCTTAATCCGGAGAATTTTGCCGGGGAAGGATCGTCTGCAGGCTACAACCTGATTGAAAAGATTTATAACAGCGATAGAATCAGCGGACAGACGCTAAATGCTCCAGTGTACGCGCTGCTTGCGCTGGATTCCGGTCATTACACCATTCCGGGCGATGCCAAATGGACCAAGTCTGCGCTGTTAAGCGAGATTTTGGCCAAGCAGAATGCGGACGGCGGCTTTACCCTGTCATCTGGTGCAAGCGACCCGGATATGACAGCGATGGCTCTGGCAGCCCTGGCTGCACACAAGAATGAGCCGGTCGTAGCGACAGCCGGACAAAAAGCCGTAGCCTGGCTCGCTGCCGCCCAGGACAGCAAAGGCGGATATGGCGACAACAGTGAGAGTGCCGCCCAGGCTATCATTGGCCTGACTTCTTTTGGCGTAGACCCGGCAGGGGCTGAGTTTGCTAAAACAGAAGGCGACCTGATCTCAAGACTGCTGAGCTTCTTTAAAGCGGGCGGCGGTTTTTCCCATAATGAAGCAGGCAATGTAAATGCTTATGCAACCGAACAAGGGCTGCAGGCACTGGTCGCCTACAACCTGTTCAGCGGTGGCAACAACGGAAAGCTGTATGACTTTACTAAACCGGCAGCCCAGAATCCGCTGGTATATGTACCGCTTGTAATTGAAGGGCCACAGGGAACGCTGGGTCAAGGCAATGCCTATGCGGGTACTGCCCTCGAAGCGCTGGAGAAGGTTGCAGCCCAGAACGGGCTGGCGCTTACGAACCCATCCGGAAACTACGTTACAGCAATCGGCAATGTAGCGGCGGGAATGTTCGGCGGCTGGGACGGCTGGAGCTATGCCGTAGTCCGCAGCGGGCAGTGGCTGTATCCGGATGTAGGTATGAAGGACTTCAGCCTCAAGAGCTCGGACCGGATTGTTGTATATTACGGCGGGGCTGATACACAGCTGATTGAATCGGTAACCTTGTCCAAGGCGCAGCCCGAGGAATATGAGCCGTTCACGGTTACTGTTAATCAGATCCAGTGGGTTTGGGACAATGCAACCAGTACTTCCAGTCCAGTAGTCTCCAAGGCAGCAGGTGTTGAGGTTGCAATCGGCAGCCAGACTGCGAAGACTGACCAGGATGGCAAAGCCGAGTTCAGTGAAGGTCTGGCGGAAGGCGACTATACGCTGGCTGTTAGCGGTTATGCAGCAAATCAGGCGCCGGCAGTTGTCAAACACACTCAGACACTCAGCGTTGTTTCTCAAAATGTATCCATCCAGCTGTCTGTGGAAGGACCGGAAGGCAATATTGCAGAAGGTACGCTGAAGGCAGCCAATGTTCTGGCGGCGCTTAAAAAGCTGACCGCTTCGAACAATATCCCGCTGCAGATTACTGAGTCCACGTTCGGCAGCTATGTATCCGGTATTGCCGGATATCCGGGTGAAGACTACAACGGGTACTGGAGTTTTGTTGTCCAGCGTGACGGGAAATGGACTTATCCTAGCGTCGGCATGGGCGATTTCGAATTGCAGGCTTCTGATAAAGTATTGGTCTACTTCGGCGGTGCAGGTACGCAGGTTGTTCAAACAGTCCAGGTAACCCCGGAGCATCCTAAGCCGGAGGAACCGTTTACGGTAAAGGTTACCCAAGTAAAGTGGGTATGGAATAATGCAACATTTACAAGTGATCCGGTAGAATCAGCGGCAGCCGGTGTGCAGGTAACGATTAACGGCACAACGGTAACCACGGACGATAAGGGCACGGCTTCTTTTGAAAAAGGACTGTCTGCCAAAGTCTACACGCTGGCTGTAACCGGCTACGTTAAAGGGGCTGCCCCTACAATTGTAAGGCACACGCAGGCCTTCAAGGTGGCTCCCGGAAATGTGACAGCCTCTCTGGCAATTGAAGGACCGCAGGGTCCTCTAGCGGAGGGATCACTTGAGGCATTTAATGCTTATGATGCTCTGCAGCAGCTGACGGCTTCCAAGAACATTGCGCTGCAGGCTACAGAATCCCAGTATGGTATTTTCGTTCAGGGAATCGGCGGAATCGAAGGCGGAGTCTACCATAAGGACGGCTATTGGGGCTTTGTTGTATCCCGGGCCGGTAAATGGATATTCCCTGATACCGGGATGAACGATTTTGTGCTGCAGGCCTCCGACAAGGTGCTTGTCTACTACGGCGGCGGCAGTACACAGCTTGTTGATTCAATGGCGGTTACGCCTGCACAGCCTAAGCAGGGTGAGGCATTCACGGTTAAGGTTATGCAGGTTGCACAGGTCTGGGATGCAAACTATGTACCGGAACTGGTTGTGTCTGCAGCTGCAGGGGTTCAGGTTAGTGCCGGCGGAGTTACAGTTACAACAAACTCAGACGGAACAGCAACCTTTGGGCAAGGCCTTACGGCCGGTACACATACTCTGGCTGTAACGGGATATGCGGAAGGCCAGCTGCCAAGCATTGCCCGTTATACACAGGCATTAACTATTGCGTCTACAGACACGGTTCCACAGCCGGCGACGGCGACGATTTCTGTCACAGGCGACAGTATAAAAGGCACTATTCTCTCTAGTACTACTGTAACGCTGAACGAGGGTGAGACAGCTTACAGCCTGCTGGTCCGCCAGCTTGGAAGCAAGGTAGTGAGCGAAGGCAGCGGCGACAGCGTCTATATTAAATCCATTGACGGTCTCGCGCAGCTGGACCGCGGTAAAGACAGCGGCTGGATGTATTCCGTTAACGGCAGCTTCCCGAATACAAGCGCGGGCAGCTATAAGTTAAGCCGCGGCGATGTACTGGCCTGGCGTTATACAACCAACGGCGGAGCTGATATCGGTAATCCGCCAAATGGCCCGGGAAATACAGGAACAGCGGGATCCGGAAGTCTTGCCGGGGTCACCATTACTGCAGGCAATACGCTTCCGCTCCAGCAGGTTGGCCAGACAACAGCCGTGATCGGCGATCTGATGTCTGCGATAGAAGCAGCCAAGCTTAAAGAGCGTCTGGCGGCCAATGTGGCCAGCTTCCAACAGAATGTAACTCCGGGTACAGCGTCCGTACTGAAGGACAGCGGCGGTGAAGTGCAGCTGCAGATTCCGGCAGGTGCGGTGCTGAGTCCAGTGGACATTATTGTCCAGGAGTTACCTGCGAACCGCCCTGAAGTGGTTTCGGGAATGTATGATTTCCAGCCTGACGGTACGAATTTCCTGCAAACAGTAGATCTGCAGATTGTACTACCGGTTACCACTTCTAATCAGGCCAATCTGGCACTGGCCTGGCTGAACGAGAATTCAGGCAACTGGATTCCGGTTCCGGCGGTGCTTGATATCAGTACCGGGACCATTACCGGTAAGATCAGCCACTTTACTACGTATGCGGTTGTAGACCGCAGCAAGCTTGAGCCGCAGCAGGCCAAGCTGAAAACGGACATCGCGGCTACAGCCAAGACCGTAGCGGCATCCGGAGAGCTGAGCGACTGGCAGGCAATCGGTCTTGCCCGCAGCGGTCATACTGTTCCGGCAAGCTATTTAAATACGGTAAGAGAGCAGCTTGCTGCAAACAATGGTGAATTCCGCAAAGTGACGGACTACGAACGTCTGGCACTGGCCGTAGCGGCTGCCGGAGCAGACCCGCAGAATACCGGCGGCTATAATCTGATTGAGAAAATTTACAATAACAGCAACATGGCTGGACAAGGCAGCAATGGTCTTATTTTTGGCTTGATTGCTCTGGACAGCGGCTCTTATGCAGTACCTGCAAATGCGCTGTGGACCAAAGAACGTCTAATTGCTTCGATTCTGGAGCTGCAGAGCAAGGACGGAGGCTTCCCGCTGACTGCCGGAGGGACCGATGATGTGGATCTGACGGCGATGGCTGTCACCGCACTTTCCTCACATACCGGCCAGACAGCAGTACAGACAGCACTCGACAAGGCGGTTACATGGCTGTCCGGACAGCAGCAGGAGAATGGCGGCTATATGGTGTCGGGTACCGAGAACAGTGAAAGTACCGCCCAAGTCATCATTGCTCTTAGCAGTGCCGGCATTGGACCGGGAGATATCCGCTTTGTAAAAGAAAAAGGCGGACTGCTCAGCCATCTGGCTTCGTTCAGACAGGCTGACGGCAGTTATGCCCATACTGCAGGACAGCAAGGCAATGGTCTGGCTACCGAGCAGGCGCTGCTTGCACTTACTGCCTATGACCGCTACCTGACAGGTGCTGACAAGCTGTTCAGCATTACGCCAGGGACAGTCAGCACTGCTAAGTTTACCGATGAGAACCAAATCTCTGCCTGGGCACTGGCTTCCGTGCAAGAGGCCTTTAATAAGGGCTTGATGAAGGGCGTCAGTGAAACGGAGCTAGTCTTTGCTCCGAAGCAGAAGATCACCCGTGCAGAGTTCGCAGCCCTGCTGCTGAGACTGACCGGTGAAACGCCGTCTGACTCTTCCGCCGCTTCCGGATTCAGCGATGTAAAAGCCGGCTCCTGGTATTACGGAACGGTGCTGAAGGCGAAGGAGCTGGGGATCATCTCCGGAGTGAGCGAAACCGTCTTTAATCCTAACGGTTATATTTCCCGTCAGGATATGGCGGTCATGATTATGAGAGCTTTCAAGCTGGAGAGCAGCAGCACGGCGGGTACCTTTACGGACGAGAGCCGGATCAGCAGCTATGCGCTGTCCGCGGTACGTACCGTATCTCAGCTTGGCTATATGAGCGGCTACAACGGCTCCTTTGATCCTGCAGCTGCGGTAACCCGGGAAATGGCCGCTGTGGTTGCAGTCCGGCTGCCATAAAGTGCTGGATCAGTCCGCACGAAAGGTTACAAAGAAGGGGCAGATTTAGTGCCCGTTTTAAGCTAAAATAAAAGAAGCTGATCGCATAGGGATAGAACGGGGGCAGAAGGCCCTCGTTCTTTCCCTTTTTTCTAAGATAAAAAAAGCTGCAGGTTTTGTTATTCCGTCAAGTTAAGTAAAATGAATCTATTGCAATGCGAATTCCCTGCTTTACGGGTTTATTTCTGGAGGTGCGAAGATTAATGATTAGACCGGCTATGCGCCGTTTGATGTACCCTGCGCTGCTGCTGGCAGCGCTCCTGCTGCCGGGCTGCGCAGCCCCCGGCAACGAGGCTGCCGCCCCTGACGGCGGCAGCCCTAGTGCCACGGCTGCGGCCGCAAGCCCGCAGCCGGCGGCCACCGCGTCTCCGCAGCCCGGAGACGCTGCCGTCACCGCCCCGCCGTCCGCGCCGGCGGGCAGCACCCAGCCGTCTCCCGCAGCCGCGGAGACGGCTTCCCCGGGCGCGGCCGCAGCCGCCGCGCCTGCTACACCGCCTGCGGGCAGCAGCCCCGCAGGCACGGCTACGGCGCCGCCCGCCAAGGGCGCCGGCGCCACCGCGGCGGCAGCGGCGAAGCCGTCCGCTGCCGTAAGCCCTTCCGCCGGCGCAGCGAAGCCGGCAGCCACACCATCGCCGAAGCCGGCAGCAACGCCGCCGCCGGCGAAACCCACGGCGGCACCGCCTGCCGCCGTGGCCGACACAGCAGTCATCTCCATTACAGGAGATGACGAGCACGGGGTGATTCTTGCGCCGGCGGCGTTCGAAATCAAGGAGGGGGAAAGCGCGCTGGATCTGCTGAAGCGGATCACCCGCCAGCATAAGATCCAGATGGAATTCCAGGGAGCCAAGGGCTTTGCCTATGTCGAAGGCATAGACAATCTCTATGAATTGGACCATGGTGCCGGGAGCGGCTGGATGTACCGGGTGAACGGGGAGTTTCCTGACAAGAGCGCCGGAGGCTACACTGTACAGCCCGGAGATACGATAGAGTGGCTGTACACACTTGATCTCGGCAAGGATCTCGGAGCCAAAGCGCCATGAGCAGCGGCTTCCGGGCCATGCATCCGGCGGTAGCGCTGCTCTATTATGCCGGGCTGCTGCTGTTTGCTGCCTTGCTGATGCATCCGCTCTTCCTGATCACCGAGTTTGCCGGAGTAATCATCCTCCTGCTGCTGCAGGGACAGGGCCGGCAGCTGCTGCGCGGGCTGCCCTTCTATCTGCTGATGGCCGGCTCAGTGGCCGTGCTGAACCCGTTATTTTCACACAGGGGGGCGCATATCCTCTTCTACTTATGGGATCAGCCGGTTACACTGGAATCGGTGCTGTACGGGCTGATTATGATGCTGGTGCTGCTTACGATTTTTGTGTTATTCATCTCTTACAATTACACGGTAACAACAGATAAATTTATGTACGCGTTTGCTGCAGTCGCCCCCAAAACGGCGCTGCTGACCCTGATGGCCCTCCGGTTTGTACCTTTATTCCAGAGAAGGCTGCGCGAAATTACGATGATTCAGCGTTTTAGGGGGATCGACGTCGCCAAGGGCAATCTGCGCAAAAGAATGCGGGACGGTATGACCCTGCTGAAGGTACTGCTGACCTGGTCACTGGAGGAGGCGCTGCAGACGGGGGATTCCATGAAGGCACGGGGGTACGGTATCCGCAAACGCAGTACATACTCAGTCTATAAAATGGATCGTGCCGACAAAGCCGTTCTCCTGCTGCTTGTAGTCAGCGGGCTGATTCCGCTGATTCTCTGGCTGCAGGGATATGGAACATTTGAAATCTATCCGCGTATGAAGCCTTTAGTATTCGGCACAGGGGAAGTGCTGATGTATATCAGCTTTTGCCTGTTCGTGCTCATACCGCCGGGCTTGGAAGGAAAGGAGATCTGGTTATGGAGATCATCGCGGCGGAAGGCTTATCCTTCCGTTACCCCGGAGCAGAACGGGACTCGCTCCATGAGCTCACCTTTACGGTAGAGGAAGGCGAGTTCGTTGTGCTGATGGGGCCCTCAGGCGGCGGCAAAACAACGCTGCTGCGCCAGCTGAAGCGCGAGCTTGCGCCGGTTGGGACAGGCAGCGGAATAATCCGTTATGCAGGACTGCCTCTGGCAGAGCTGCCAGAGGAACGGGCAGCCGGGGAGATCGGCATGGTCTTCCAGAACCCGGAGGCGCAGATTGTCATGGATACCGTATGGCATGAGCTGGCCTTCGGGATGGAGAATCTGGGCTTCACCCCGCAGGTGATGCGGAGCAGGCTGGCGGAGATGGCCGGACTGTTCGGCCTGGAGCCGCTGCTGTACAAGCCGGTGCATGAGCTGTCCGGCGGACAGAAGCAGCTGCTTAATCTGGCTTCCGTTCTGCTGCTTCAGCCAAAGCTGCTGCTGCTGGACGAGCCGACCTCACAGCTGGACCCGGTTGCGGCGCGTGAATTCATTCAGACTTTGCACCGGCTGAATCAGGAAATGTCGGTGACTATTGTTATCAGCGAGCACCGGCTGGAGGAGGTACTGCCGCTGGCCGACCGTGTACTGCTGATGGAGGACGGCATGCTGAAGGCGGCATGTCCGCCGCGTGAGCTCGTCTCTAAAGCAGCGGAGGGAACGTTTGCAGCGATTGAGACCTATTTGCCGACAGCAGCGCGCCTGTTCCTGGCATTGCCTGCACAGGGGAAAGCGGAAGCTCTGGCGGAATTCACGCCGCTTACGGTGCGCGAGGGCAGGCGCTGGCTGCACAACCTTGCACCGGCAGCGGCCGGTGAGCCGCAAGGCGGCAATCCGGCTGCCATTCCCGGCAATCACACTGCTGCCTTGCCGCATGACGCTGCTCCTCCGCTGCTAAGCGCAAGAGAGATTACCTTCCGCTATGAGAAGGAGGGCCGTGAGGTGCTGCGCAAGCTGAGCCTGACGCTGCACCGGGGCGAGCTGCTGGCCATCCTCGGCGGCAACGGCGCAGGCAAGTCCACGCTGCTGCATGTGCTGAGCGGGCTGGCCAAGCCGCAGCGCGGCAAGGTGGAGCTGGCCAAAGGAATTACGGCGGGCTTTCTCGCCCAGAATCCGCTGCTCTATTTCAGCTATGATACCGCGCTGGAGGAGCTGCAGCACATGGCTGCATATGCCCGCCTGGCACCGGAGGAGGCCTTCGCAGAAATCGGCCGGCTGGCTGAAGCATTCGAGCTGCAGCAGGTGCTCGGCAGCCACCCGCATGATCTCAGCGGCGGCCAGCAGCAGAAGCTGGCGCTGGCAATGGTCATGCTGCTGAAGCCGGCTGTGCTGCTGCTGGACGAGCCGACCAAGGGCCTCGACCCTGTTGCCAAAATACGCTTTGCCGGACTGCTCCGGCAGCTGCTGGAGCAGGGGATGAGTATTACGGTAGTAACTCATGATGTGGAGTTTGCTGCACGGTATGCTTCCCGCTGTGCGCTGCTGTTTGACGGCGGCATCACAGCGGAGGGAACGCCGGCGGACTTTTTCAGCAGCAACTATTTTTATACAACCGCGGTTAACCGGATCGCGCGGGATTTACTGCCCCGGGCGCTGACCATTGAGGATGTGATAGCAGCATGGTAAGGTTACGCCTGCCGCTCATTATTACTGTAGCGGTATTTCTGGCCGGACTGGGGCTTATGGCAGCATTGAAGGACCGTCACTATATGCTTTTGAGCCTTGTGCTGCTCGGTGCGGCGCTGCTGCCTGTGTTTCTGCGGCTGGAGCGCCGGAAGCTGGAGTCCAGGGAGCTTGTGCTGCTGGCTGTATTGTCGGCCATTGCCGCAGTCAGCCGTATACCGTTCGCCGCATTGCCCAGCGTGAAGCCTGTATCGGCCCTTGTAATGCTCTCGGCCTATGTGTTCGGGGCTGAAGCGGGTTTTATTATAGGGGCAGTGGCAGCGCTGGTGTCCAATATCTATTTCGGGCAAGGGCCCTGGACACCGTGGCAGATGTTCGCCTGGGGAATGGCCGGGCTCAGTGCAGGCTGGCTGCGGAACTCCTGGTGGATGAAAAAACGCGGCGGAATGCTGCTGTTCGGCTTTCTCTGGGGTTTTTTGTTCGGATGGATCATGAACCTGTGGTATCTCATCAGTATGCCCGAAGCCCTCAGCTGGGGTCTGGTGGCGGCTGCTTACGCATCCAGCTTTTATTTTGACCTGGCCCACGCCTTATCAAATGTATTCTTTCTGGCGGTGCTTGCCGGAGGCTGGACCAATGTGCTGGAGCGCTTCCGCCGGAAATACGGGCTGCTGCAGGATTAATCGAAATCATTAGCTTTGTCGAAATGTTCAGCTGACAGCAGATTGTTCGACAAAAATTTAACTTATGCATCATTTTTCGACTTTTTTCGCCGATATAGATGGTATGGCATGATAAGGAGAAGGCGGGAATAAGGATAATGAGGAATTTAAAAGTAAAATTCAAAATGGCAGTTCTGGCCGCTGTTGCAGTAATCCTGGTGATCGGTGTTGGTACTGAAGGCATTATTTTCACGGATAAGCTTGCTGAGCGTTCCCGGGAAACTTACAACCAGAATTTGATTCCCATCTATCTGGTTACTGAAATACGCGCCAACAACCGGGCGATCGAGTCTTTTCTGCTGGAGGATCTGCTGACCCGGGAAGAAGACAGAAGTGAGCAGCTTACCGTTGAAATACAGGACAAAATTATGCAGAACAACGAGCTGATGAACCAGCTGGAATCCATCGAGTTTAAGAATCTGCAAATTACAGCCGGAATTGACGAATATGTATCGATGCTTGAGGATTACCGGACACAGCGGGATAGTATCATTCAGCTGGCAGACAAAAATATGAATGAAGAAGGCTATCAAATCTTTTCAGGCAGTACCTTCAACGATTCCCGGACCAGGATGGTGGGTCTGCTTGATAATGTTGCAGCTTCCCTGGTTGCGGATGCGCAGGCGCATAACGAGCTCACACTGACCGATGCCAAAACCTCCCGGACGATCAGCACCCTGCTGATTACTGCTGCCTGGGTGCTGTGCATTACCATCAGCATCGTGATCTCCCTGCTGATTACCAAACCGCTTAAAGAGCTTCAGATTCTGATGAAACGTGCGGAAGCAGGCGATCTGACAGCAACGGCTGCTTATACCTCCAAGGATGAGATCGGCCAGATCAGCCAGTCTTACAATTCAATGCTTGCCAGCCTCAAGCGGATGATGCAGGGGATTTCGGAGAGCACCGAAATGCTGTCGGCTTCTTCACAGGAGATGAGTGCAAGCGCAGAGCAGACGGCGCGCGCTTCCCAGCTGATTGCCGAGGCTTCAGCCGATATTGCAGCCGGTTTTGAGGCCCAGGCGGACAGCATTACCCGTACCACTGCATCCGTGCAGACCATGGCAGAGGATATTGCCGCAGTGGAACGCAGCAGCAATGATATGGCCGGGCTGATGACCGGCGCTGCCGCTTCAACGGGATACGGTGCCGAGGCGGTAAACAGCATCATTGCCCGGATGAGCGAAATCAATTCCAGCGTTTCTTCAACACAGGCTATTGTCGGCAATCTGGGCAGCCTTTCGGGGGAAATTAATACGATTATTACTACAATCAACGAGATTGCCACCCAGACGAACCTGCTCTCGCTGAATGCTTCAATTGAAGCAGCCAGAGCAGGCGAACACGGACGCGGCTTCGCCGTGGTTGCGGAGGAAATCCGCAAGCTGGCTGAAGCGACAGGACAGAGCTCCCTGAAGGTTACGGATATTATTACGGACATCCAGCAGCAGACCGGCAGCGCAGTTGATTCAATGACGGCCGGGTCAGAGCTTGTAGCGCTGGGTGTGGCGCAGAGCGAAGCCGTTTCATTGGCTTTCGCGGAAATCCAGTCCGCCATTCAGTCGGCTGTTCAGCAGACTGAGCGGATCAGGACTGCAGTCGAACATGTCTCGGAGGAATCAAAATCGGTGTCAGAGGCTATGAAGCAGGTGGGCGAGGCTTCCCGCAAGGGTGCGGAGGATGTTCAGGATGCCAGTGCCGCCAGCGGTGAGCAGCTGTCTGCCATGGGTGAAATGTCCATGTCAGCCCAATATCTGGCCACGCTGGCTGAAGATCTGCAGAAAGAGCTGGCAAGATTCAAGCTTTAATACTTAAGCGCCGGTTTATACACATATTAGACAGCAAACAGCCCCTGGAACAGTTAAGTTCCAGGGGCTGTTAAGCATTCTTGCCGGACCAGCCCGTTATTCAAACGAACTTAGCTAGAGAACGGAGTCAGGCGCCCGCCATCGCTCAGCGTGATGGTTGCCCCTGCCAGCCAGCTGTTGGTGCTTGCTGCGGCATCGTAATAGATGGTATGTCCGTTGTCCTTGATATTGGACAGGGTGGTATCACCGTCGGTTAATACACTCAAATAGGAGTCCGCCGTAACGTTCCACACGCTGGTTGCATCAAGCGTAAAGGAAACAGACTTGGCGGTATTGGCAGTGTCGAGCGCACCGGTCAGGGAACTGCCGTTTGAGAGAACGAGTGCAACCGAACTAATACTGTCTGCTGTGACATCACCGGTCAAAGGCTGGGCATCGGCGTTAAGTGTTACTGCAGCGCCATTGGAGCCCTTGGTGCCCCATTGATCGGCACCCGCAGCCAGCAGAATGCCGGAGTTGCTTGACAGTCCGGTGTTCTTCAGGTTAATCACTGCATCAGTGTTGGTAGCATAGAACAGCGGTCCGGCATAAGCAGTGAGCGAGCCGCCGGTCATTGTCAGCGTGCCGGTTCCTGCCTCGGCATCACCGGAAAAGCTCTGGTAGAGCATAATTCCGCTCTTTTTGGCTCCGGACAGATTGGTATTTTTAAGCGTGATGGAATTGTTGCCTTCAATTACGGCTGCTTCAGAGCCTTGTGATGTAATCAGCGCATCTGAAACGGAAATCGTACCTGTGGAGTAAATCCCCGGCGAATCGGTGCCGATTGTCAGCATAGTGCCGCCGGTAACATTAACAGTGCCGTTTCCCCGGTCAGTAGCGATACTGGCAGAATGGGTGCCGGATGTTGTGATATTGGTGTTGGTAGCATTGACGGTCCCGGTATAAGTGGCATCCAGCCCGTGGGAGGAATCCTCAGTAGTGGTGATGGTTACACCGGATACATTGACTGTTGAGCCGGCACCTGTAGCAAATACGGCATTTGCACCGTTGGCACTGGTTGTAAGCGTTGAATCATTCAGGGTGATGGTACTGCCTCCGGCAGCAAGCAGTGCGGCATTCAGCCCGTAAAAGTTGCTGTTGTCCTCAGAAGAG contains these protein-coding regions:
- a CDS encoding DUF4430 domain-containing protein — its product is MKKKFSARFLRLGLALLLVISIIGGAVVPSGQSYAAADASAVTGTESVTESVYAADDSSAQLLSTLAAAAVNEQVTVKEATYQTAEYILGSGIKSDWQAIALAQAGYQIPDSYAQNLKLDVQKAGGSFANVTDYARTVLAVKAAGLNPENFAGEGSSAGYNLIEKIYNSDRISGQTLNAPVYALLALDSGHYTIPGDAKWTKSALLSEILAKQNADGGFTLSSGASDPDMTAMALAALAAHKNEPVVATAGQKAVAWLAAAQDSKGGYGDNSESAAQAIIGLTSFGVDPAGAEFAKTEGDLISRLLSFFKAGGGFSHNEAGNVNAYATEQGLQALVAYNLFSGGNNGKLYDFTKPAAQNPLVYVPLVIEGPQGTLGQGNAYAGTALEALEKVAAQNGLALTNPSGNYVTAIGNVAAGMFGGWDGWSYAVVRSGQWLYPDVGMKDFSLKSSDRIVVYYGGADTQLIESVTLSKAQPEEYEPFTVTVNQIQWVWDNATSTSSPVVSKAAGVEVAIGSQTAKTDQDGKAEFSEGLAEGDYTLAVSGYAANQAPAVVKHTQTLSVVSQNVSIQLSVEGPEGNIAEGTLKAANVLAALKKLTASNNIPLQITESTFGSYVSGIAGYPGEDYNGYWSFVVQRDGKWTYPSVGMGDFELQASDKVLVYFGGAGTQVVQTVQVTPEHPKPEEPFTVKVTQVKWVWNNATFTSDPVESAAAGVQVTINGTTVTTDDKGTASFEKGLSAKVYTLAVTGYVKGAAPTIVRHTQAFKVAPGNVTASLAIEGPQGPLAEGSLEAFNAYDALQQLTASKNIALQATESQYGIFVQGIGGIEGGVYHKDGYWGFVVSRAGKWIFPDTGMNDFVLQASDKVLVYYGGGSTQLVDSMAVTPAQPKQGEAFTVKVMQVAQVWDANYVPELVVSAAAGVQVSAGGVTVTTNSDGTATFGQGLTAGTHTLAVTGYAEGQLPSIARYTQALTIASTDTVPQPATATISVTGDSIKGTILSSTTVTLNEGETAYSLLVRQLGSKVVSEGSGDSVYIKSIDGLAQLDRGKDSGWMYSVNGSFPNTSAGSYKLSRGDVLAWRYTTNGGADIGNPPNGPGNTGTAGSGSLAGVTITAGNTLPLQQVGQTTAVIGDLMSAIEAAKLKERLAANVASFQQNVTPGTASVLKDSGGEVQLQIPAGAVLSPVDIIVQELPANRPEVVSGMYDFQPDGTNFLQTVDLQIVLPVTTSNQANLALAWLNENSGNWIPVPAVLDISTGTITGKISHFTTYAVVDRSKLEPQQAKLKTDIAATAKTVAASGELSDWQAIGLARSGHTVPASYLNTVREQLAANNGEFRKVTDYERLALAVAAAGADPQNTGGYNLIEKIYNNSNMAGQGSNGLIFGLIALDSGSYAVPANALWTKERLIASILELQSKDGGFPLTAGGTDDVDLTAMAVTALSSHTGQTAVQTALDKAVTWLSGQQQENGGYMVSGTENSESTAQVIIALSSAGIGPGDIRFVKEKGGLLSHLASFRQADGSYAHTAGQQGNGLATEQALLALTAYDRYLTGADKLFSITPGTVSTAKFTDENQISAWALASVQEAFNKGLMKGVSETELVFAPKQKITRAEFAALLLRLTGETPSDSSAASGFSDVKAGSWYYGTVLKAKELGIISGVSETVFNPNGYISRQDMAVMIMRAFKLESSSTAGTFTDESRISSYALSAVRTVSQLGYMSGYNGSFDPAAAVTREMAAVVAVRLP
- a CDS encoding DUF4430 domain-containing protein, with amino-acid sequence MIRPAMRRLMYPALLLAALLLPGCAAPGNEAAAPDGGSPSATAAAASPQPAATASPQPGDAAVTAPPSAPAGSTQPSPAAAETASPGAAAAAAPATPPAGSSPAGTATAPPAKGAGATAAAAAKPSAAVSPSAGAAKPAATPSPKPAATPPPAKPTAAPPAAVADTAVISITGDDEHGVILAPAAFEIKEGESALDLLKRITRQHKIQMEFQGAKGFAYVEGIDNLYELDHGAGSGWMYRVNGEFPDKSAGGYTVQPGDTIEWLYTLDLGKDLGAKAP
- a CDS encoding energy-coupling factor transporter transmembrane component T, which translates into the protein MSSGFRAMHPAVALLYYAGLLLFAALLMHPLFLITEFAGVIILLLLQGQGRQLLRGLPFYLLMAGSVAVLNPLFSHRGAHILFYLWDQPVTLESVLYGLIMMLVLLTIFVLFISYNYTVTTDKFMYAFAAVAPKTALLTLMALRFVPLFQRRLREITMIQRFRGIDVAKGNLRKRMRDGMTLLKVLLTWSLEEALQTGDSMKARGYGIRKRSTYSVYKMDRADKAVLLLLVVSGLIPLILWLQGYGTFEIYPRMKPLVFGTGEVLMYISFCLFVLIPPGLEGKEIWLWRSSRRKAYPSVTPEQNGTRSMSSPLR
- a CDS encoding ATP-binding cassette domain-containing protein, whose protein sequence is MEIIAAEGLSFRYPGAERDSLHELTFTVEEGEFVVLMGPSGGGKTTLLRQLKRELAPVGTGSGIIRYAGLPLAELPEERAAGEIGMVFQNPEAQIVMDTVWHELAFGMENLGFTPQVMRSRLAEMAGLFGLEPLLYKPVHELSGGQKQLLNLASVLLLQPKLLLLDEPTSQLDPVAAREFIQTLHRLNQEMSVTIVISEHRLEEVLPLADRVLLMEDGMLKAACPPRELVSKAAEGTFAAIETYLPTAARLFLALPAQGKAEALAEFTPLTVREGRRWLHNLAPAAAGEPQGGNPAAIPGNHTAALPHDAAPPLLSAREITFRYEKEGREVLRKLSLTLHRGELLAILGGNGAGKSTLLHVLSGLAKPQRGKVELAKGITAGFLAQNPLLYFSYDTALEELQHMAAYARLAPEEAFAEIGRLAEAFELQQVLGSHPHDLSGGQQQKLALAMVMLLKPAVLLLDEPTKGLDPVAKIRFAGLLRQLLEQGMSITVVTHDVEFAARYASRCALLFDGGITAEGTPADFFSSNYFYTTAVNRIARDLLPRALTIEDVIAAW
- a CDS encoding ECF transporter S component codes for the protein MVRLRLPLIITVAVFLAGLGLMAALKDRHYMLLSLVLLGAALLPVFLRLERRKLESRELVLLAVLSAIAAVSRIPFAALPSVKPVSALVMLSAYVFGAEAGFIIGAVAALVSNIYFGQGPWTPWQMFAWGMAGLSAGWLRNSWWMKKRGGMLLFGFLWGFLFGWIMNLWYLISMPEALSWGLVAAAYASSFYFDLAHALSNVFFLAVLAGGWTNVLERFRRKYGLLQD